A genomic stretch from Mya arenaria isolate MELC-2E11 chromosome 10, ASM2691426v1 includes:
- the LOC128206525 gene encoding calmodulin-A-like: MTAQCDHLTEEQIKEFREAFDMFDKDGDGQITTTELGAVMKALGQTPTEDELKDMINEMDANGNGTIDFSEFLKSMGRKVDEEELRAAFKHFDKDGNGQIQASELKTAMESLGEKLSDEQIEAMIQSCDLDKDGMVSYEEFVKMMSTV, encoded by the exons ATG acaGCCCAATGTGATCACCTTACGGAGGAACAGATAAAAG aatttAGGGAGGCATTCGACATGTTCGATAAAGACGGAGATGGCCAAATCACGACGACCGAGCTCGGAGCGGTGATGAAGGCACTCGGTCAGACACCGACAGAAGACGAACTGAAGGACATGATCAATGAGATGGATGCTAACG gCAACGGTACAATTGATTTTTCGGAGTTTCTCAAGTCAATGGGTAGAAAGGTCGACGAGGAAGAGCTGAGGGCCGCCTTCAAGCATTTCGATAAAGACGGAAATGGCCAAATACAAG CGAGCGAGTTGAAGACAGCTATGGAGAGCCTTGGCGAAAAACTGTCGGATGAACAAATTGAAGCTATGATCCAGTCGTGTGACTTGGATAAGGACGGGATGGTCAGTTATGAGG aattcgTCAAGATGATGTCAACTGTGTAG